Proteins encoded together in one Gadus chalcogrammus isolate NIFS_2021 chromosome 18, NIFS_Gcha_1.0, whole genome shotgun sequence window:
- the LOC130371974 gene encoding sodium-dependent neutral amino acid transporter B(0)AT2-like: protein MEKQPLPLEGAEVAASLLGANGAAGSSELPVTSCPSEPPARDGWNSKVEYFLAQVGFSVGLGNVWRFPYLCHQNGGGAFLLLYVLLMLLVGIPLFFLELAAGQSIRQGSIGVWKHISPKLCGIGYSSCVVCFYVAVYYNVIISWSLFYLGNSFQSPLPWEQCPEQGNITVAECAASAPTTFFWYRTALDVTDSIEDTGQLNLSLTCCLLAAWTVVCLGMFKGIKTSAKVMYFSSIFPYVVLLCFLVRGLLLDGAREGIVHMFYPKLEIWGSVQVWRQAATQVFFALGLGFGSVIAYSSYNPRSNNCHRDAFTVSFINFLTSLLATLVVFSVLGFRAKNTVMTCVASNVELFSQQYGPGPGPQERWVPSFNVSEPGSVGLAEYRSWFHAHGARGPWNLTDCDLEKEMQKGAQGTGLAFIAFTEAMSLLPGSPFWSALFFLMLLNLGLSTMFGTMEGILAPLADSFKVLARNKTKLTVGGSVLGFLIGLLFTQRCGNYFVSMFDDYTATLPLIMVVVCETFSVSWLYGADRFLDDIEGMLGWRPSVVYKYLWKYVGLLAMLGLLGASLIRMVLQRPTYLAWSQEKASEERLQYPDWALALLSLLILFAMMPVPLGFVHATLRSRAARGAWAPAGFQAVPTADECETPMTDVTDVEQTAV, encoded by the exons ATGGAGAAGCAGCCCTTGCCGCTGGAGGGTGCAGAGGTCGCGGCGTCGCTGTTAGGGGCCAACGGCGCCGCAGGAAGCAGCGAGCTGCCGGTGACTTCCTGCCCGTCGGAGCCGCCCGCCAGGGACGGCTGGAACAGCAAAGTGGAGTACTTCCTGGCCCAGGTGGGCTTCAGCGTTGGCCTGGGCAACGTGTGGCGGTTCCCCTACCTGTGCCACCAGAACGGAGGAG GAGCGTTCCTGCTCCTCTATGTGCTGCTCATGCTGCTGGTGGGAATCCCGCTGTTCTTCCTGGAGCTGGCTGCAGGCCAGTCTATCCGGCAGGGCAGTATTGGGGTGTGGAAGCACATCTCCCCCAAGCTGTGCGGGATCGGCTACTCCAGCTGCGTG GTGTGTTTCTACGTGGCGGTCTACTACAACGTTATCATCAGCTGGAGTCTCTTCTACCTGGGGAACTCCTTCCAGAGCCCGTTGCCTTGGGAACAGTGTCCGGAACAGGGCAACATAACGG TGGCGGAGTGTGCGGCCAGCGCCCCCACCACGTTCTTCTGGTACCGCACGGCGCTGGACGTCACAGACTCCATCGAGGACACGGGCCAGCTCAACCTGTCCCTCACCTGCTGCCTGCTAGCCGCCTGGACCGTCGTGTGCCTGGGCATGTTCAAGGGCATCAAGACCTCCGCCAAG GTCATGTACTTCTCGTCCATCTTCCCCTACGTGGTGCTGCTCTGCTTCCTGGTGCGAGGCCTGCTGCTGGACGGGGCGCGGGAGGGCATCGTCCACATGTTCTACCCCAAG CTGGAGATCTGGGGCAGCGTCCAGGTGTGGCGGCAGGCGGCCACGCAGGTGTTCTTCGCCCTGGGCCTGGGCTTCGGCTCGGTCATCGCCTACTCCTCCTACAACCCCCGGAGCAACAACTGCCACCGTGACGCCTTCACCGTGTCCTTCATCAACTTCCTGACCTCGCTCCTCGCCACGCTGGTGGTCTTCTCCGTGCTCGGCTTCCGCGCCAAGAACACCGTCATGACCTGTGTTGCCAG CAACGTGGAGCTGTTCTCCCAGCAGTACGGCCCAGGGCCCGGGCCGCAGGAGAGATGGGTGCCCAGCTTCAACGTCTCTGAGCCGGGTTCTGTGGGCCTGGCGGAGTACCGGAGCTGGTTCCACGCCCACGGGGCCCGCGGCCCCTGGAACCTGACGGACTGCGACCTGGAGAAGGAGATGCAGAAG gggGCGCAGGGCACCGGCCTGGCCTTCATCGCCTTCACAGAGGCCATGTCCCTGCTCCCCGGTAGCCCCTTCTGGTCcgccctcttcttcctcatgcTGCTGAACCTGGGCCTCAGCACCATGTTCGGCACCATGGAGGGCATCCTGGCGCCGCTGGCCGACAGCTTCAAGGTCCTGGCCCGTAACAAGACCAAGCTCACGG tggGCGGCAGCGTCCTGGGCTTCCTGATTGGCCTGCTCTTCACCCAGCGCTGCGGGAACTACTTTGTGAGCATGTTCGACGACTACACGGCGACGCTGCCCCTCatcatggtggtggtgtgtgagaCCTTCAGCGTGTCCTGGCTCTACGGCGCCGACAG GTTCCTGGACGACATCGAGGGCATGCTGGGTTGGCGTCCCAGCGTCGTCTACAAGTACCTGTGGAAGTACGTGGGCCTGCTGGCCatgctggggctgctgggcgCCAGCCTCATCCGGATGGTGCTCCAGAGACCAACCTACCTGGCATGGAGCCAGGAGAAG GCGTCTGAGGAGAGGCTGCAGTACCCGGACTGGGCCCTGGCGCTGCTCTCCCTGCTCATCCTCTTCGCCATGATGCCGGTCCCCCTGGGCTTCGTCCACGCCACCCTGCGGAGCCGTGCGGCGCGGGGGGCTTGGGCCCCCGCCGGCTTCCAGGCCGTCCCCACCGCCGACGAGTGTGAGACCCCCATGACAGACGTGACGGACGTGGAGCAGACGGCGGTGTAG